TTCACTTATTACACTTGTTTGGTTAAATAAGGAGAAGCTCTAGCCCTTATTATTTATGCAAATGAAATGTgcttaaataaaaaactattgGCTAGTAGTAGTAGGAGTATGTCGATAGTAGTGATTTGTATGAGTGCATTGTCTTGTTGCGCTTATTAGTAATCATAGTACTACTCTcttagtttcttcttctttgatttctGTTAATATATGTTCTTTCGTGTAGTTCTATTATAGTATTATTTTGATGTAGTACTGTTCTGCTACTATATGtcgtttttgttattatatattgtCTATTATACTTCCATTACGTCTTTTCTAGATTGATTTTGTCTTGAACCAAGGTTCTAtaggaaacaacctctctacctcgcctctaaggtaaaggtaaggtctgtgtacactctaccctctcAGACCCCACTTTATGGGAGTACACTGGATATGTTATTGTTCTATTTGGAGGACCCGTATATTTGTAGGATGACGTATTAATATCATTTACCAATGTTTGAATGAAATTTGGCTACATAAAGGAGGATGGTTCACTTTTTCAAATTAGTTGGGGTTGGCTATATATATTTACTGATAACAATATTTGAGATCCAATGGGTATCTAATGTTAAATGCTTTACTCCACTTTGATTGGTGAGCATATTTATCTGCATATCCCAAATTGTTTTGCCATATTACTGCTTGAGGGTGAAGGAATGGTAATTGTTTTAAAGGCTATTTTTATGACGCTTTTGAAATGTGACTGTTGCATtgtaaaatttgattttgaaagaaCAAGGATGGTAGCTAGGTTGTATAATTTGCTCCATTGCTCACTACTCTCAATATAATCATTGATCAACAGGAACAAAATCTGGGAAGTGATGTATCATTGAAGAACCCGAATAGAGATGTCTCCTCTTTTTCCATGCAATTGAAATATGAGCAATGCTATGAAAGAAGTGGTTGTCAGGTTGATGATCTAGATGTTGATAATCGGGATAAAGGAGAGGTTGATCAGGATAAGTTTAAGAATTTAGGTTGCACCTTTAAGGAGCTAGGATATTGCATGATGGACTTAGGGCTTCGCCTTGCACAAATATGTGATAAGGCCATTGGGGGCCAAGAGCTGCAACAGAGCTTATTAGAGTCTGGCACAGCTAAAGGGCGTCTGATCCATTATCATTCCGCTGTTGACAATGATATTGTTAGAGAAGATGCTAAAAGAAATGGACAGTCTAAAGGAAGAAATGGGAAAGCCAATAAAAATGAGCAATTAGGTCTGAAGCAGCAAGGAATTGAGTCATTGAAAGACCAGTCAAATGACTATGGTCTGTGGCAGCAGTGGCATTATGATTATGGTATTTTCACTCTTTTAACAGTTCCCATGTTTCTATTGTCCTCTCACCAAGAAGCACCAGCAGCTATAAATAATGATTCACCTGTTTCTTCTAAGCATGAATTCCCTTCGCCCAGTGGGCACACATATCTTCATATATTTGATCCCAAAAAGAATCAGGTCTTCATTGTAAAGGCACCTTCAGAGAGTCTCATTCTGCAGGTTGGAGAAGCAGCTGATATATTATCTAAGGGGAAGCTACGAGCAACACTTCATTGTGTTTTTAGACCACCAAAGGTTGAAAACTTGAGCAGGGAAACATTTGTTGTTTTCTTGCAGCCAGCATGGAGCAAACAGTTCTCTCTTTTGGATTACCCGCTTGAACTTTTAGCTTTAAGTGGTCAGCAGTGCGGGGTATGTAGCAAGGGAACTGAACAGTCTAGGCAGGTCCCTGAGGAATTAAGTCATGAGATTCAAAAGATTGTTCCACCACTTTTGTCGAGGCTGAAAGATGGGATGACGTTTGCAGAATTTTCTCGTGAAACTACAAAACAATACTATGGTGGTAAAGGTTTACAGTCCAACAAATAGGTGAGTAGTAATCATTTCTTTTGCTTCGCATACGAACCTATAACTTCAGTATATAATAGcgtatttcttatttttattttggattCAGGTTTTCTGTGTATATCTTTATATGGCCAGAGGTGCCATCCAGCTTGATAATGTCAAACTGGTGGTTGCAAAGTGTCACTGTCAACTTCCTTTTCTCAGGTAAAGAGGGGGCGGCGTGCCTCTTGTACTGTTAGGAAATGATTTCACTTTCTATGGGAACTTTGTCTTTGGAACTTCGGCAATAGCCCGGTTTTGTGTCAATGGTTCAATGCACCTAAGGAAGAGAGAACAAGTCACTGCAACTTGCAATGACTGCTGAAAGCTAAGAACATATTCTTGTGACCTCTACTTGGGATACCTTTGCCACTCTAAACTTTGGATCTCCAAGATCTACCTTAAATTTACGTCCTAGTCATAGGTTTTTCTTTGTGTGTTACTTGCAGATAGCCAGAAGGTAGGCATGAATGGGGTTTACAAGCTTGGGCCTCATCCGCATAACTACAGGTACATCTGACTAATTCGAAATGCTCTCCTGGTTTTGGACTTGCATTAGGACTGGCTCAATGCCCTGTTATTCTTCATCATGTCTAAAATAATGGTGGCATGTtcaattaaagaagaaaatcaaataagttAGTCATTTAAATGTTACCGTTTACGAAAGAAATATTGGAATATCCGTAAGTACAATGTGTGAATTTCTTAAAGATGTGCTAATATGAAAATGAGATACTAGAAATGGCAAACCAGTCAACCGAAACCTTCTCAGAAGAAGAATGTGGATTATCAGACCACAATCCTCTTCTGTTGCAAGGCGCGTTGCATCTTTAAATTCCTTGACTCCTCACCTAAATGAACTGTTCTACCTTTGCAGCGTTGGACGTTGGTTATACATTGTTTCAGTTGATCCGTTTTGATGAACTTTTCGCTTTCCTTTGGTTACACTTACATCCTCATAcgcatgtatatatatacatgtgctAATTTACATGCATACAGTTTTCCACGCAAGTGCATAGATAGTCGATTTTGGGACCTCTGTTTAAAGCATAAATGAGGTTAATATACTGTTGTAAGTTTAGTCATTTCGGAAATAAACTTTTGAAACATGCGACTAtagttgtaaaaaaaattatgtgtctGAAGCTGGGTTTCGTAGGACAAACATCAAGTATGTATATCTTAAGTATGAATTATCAGTTTCATATATATGTTGGAAACTGAGAATAGTAACTTGTTTTCTTATTCCAAATAAAGTGCTCTCTTTTCTCCTTTGAGAAAAGTATATAGCCTAACATGACTTCATCTTGAACTCCAACTTAAAGTCCAAATAAAgtgaaaacatttaaatttacGACCAAAAGCCTACTAAACTCACTTTTCATTTTGAAATTGCAACACCACAATCTTTTCGAACTTTCTCCAACAACATTACTTGATCTAATCGAATTTTAAGATTCACTTCTGTAAACATTATAGACGATGtacaatagattttaaacacACTATTGTACAACAACTAAGAAGCACTTTATCTGAAGGCCTAGAGTGGCTGCCAGTAGTGGCCGTCTGGTTGAGTCAGTATTTGCTTAGAgcattcaaaattttatgacaAAAACACACGAAGAAATTAAAGAGATGCaatatacttgatatatatatatgtaaatataaaagGAGGTTCGGCTTTCGACCCCTAGCTTGGcatattttggaaaaaaaatggtaATAGGTTAAATAAGGTGTGCCATGAAATTTTACTGTTTTATGTTAGCAAGTTGTATGAGTATTAGAAATGTTTTGCCCTTCGAGTGTTGTCaatctttttcatgtttttggaTAGAAAAGAGTAGTTTATAATGATTACTTGTTGAATGCTTTTTGTGAGCACATGCTGCCCATTTTAATAACACAAGGACTAAGATGAGGTAATTATTCCACTAGTTGAATGATGGGATATATTTGCCTTGTAGTTTGTACCTATTGGAGAGCATACTTGTACTATTTCGATCAATTTATTCTATAGGCCTCGTCTTTTTTGACTTCTAGATTGTCTTTATTTCAGAGTGGAATAACAACTCTTTATCACTCTCATAATTGAATCAAGGTAAAAACTTAATGTTTATATCTAATCAATGAACGTAAAATGGtgagaataaatatttatcttaaATCACATATTCAATATAGAATCTTGAAGGTGATTGAGGgtgtatttcatattttctttctttgaatTATTCGATCTGATTTATTATTCATATCTCCATTTAAGTTAAGACGAATCGAGTCATAATCCAACCCGCTCCAAATGTTTACTAATCGATTTCAACCCTATACGACAGATGGATTCAGAAACAAATAATTAGATGTATTGATTGAATGGTTGAAACAATGTACTTGTCTGCAGGAAAATGATGACATTTTTGAGATGAAACTTGACAATTTTTGGTTGGTACATTGTACATACAGGCAAATGAGTAAGCAAATGAATTGAACAAGAAGCTCTGTGAGGTGAAAATTTCATGTACACTAGAGCTATCTTTGCCCACGGGTGTCAAGTGACACCGCTTTGacggaaaattatattttatatagagGTCAAATTTCggtttaataaatatatatactattattgACACAAGTTGAttgtttaattttctagttaaaGGGTTGTGAGAATTTGTTGAGCTTGCGTGTTTAAGTccgataattttataattaatttttattataattattgacGCCCCTTAAGGAAAATTCTTATTCCGACCCCGCGTTACTGAGTGTGACAATGATTTGTTTTACAATTAGATCTTAAATGTAAAACCAGCACAGGTTAGTATCTGTCCACTTGTCCAATGAAAAACAAGGTGAATAGCTGATTTATTTAGATAtggattatattatattttatacatagaAGCTACgtactatataaaaaaaaaattggataaaATATAATCCAAAAAATTCAGAGACGGCGCCACTAAGGTATTTCTAAAGATGCTACTTTGGCtccaaattatttatattatatatttattaaatgtgGAAGTGACTGAATTTGtttcatttaaaatcatattatccAGGTTATCCGTTAACCCATTTGTACTTGCAttgtattaaatataaaaaaatatatcggGTGCTTTAATTTGGTAGAAAGTCATAAAGAAGGCATTGAATTAGCAAAATTAGAAGCTAGCATAAAATATACCTATTATCTTTCATTGAGAACTGTATCGTATAGCTCTATCTGCTATGGTTGTGCTAGAAtacatggaaaaaaaaatatactaccatttttatctttattgaGATTTGAACATGAGATATCGTGATTCTCAACCTATTCCATTAACTACTAGACTACACCCTTGGATGACAAAGTTCACGTCTTGATCCAAACTTTATGTATTTGTTTAACAATTCATTGAATAAGTAAGTTTTGAATCAACTAATATCATAGTTATCGTCTCAAAGTAACCATTCTTTTGATCTATAAACTTCTAATTCTGAGATCATTTTTCATGAACACATATTTGTTGTTTGATCATATCAAgtcaataaaatttttaaactcATACCCTTTTGAAGTTACAAAATGCAAACATCAATCCCAATGATGAAATGAAAGTGAAAGGAGAGTAATGGTTGATCATTGGAATTTTCAGACAAACCGAATAAAGGGATCTTCTTTTAAATCCTCACAGATATAGCTAGAGATTGTGTAATGGTCCcaactcttttttaaaatttcaaaaaaaaaataataattattttttaaatattattttatagtttgctataatagTTTTCAGATATTagaagatgataaaagtaaaagaaataaaaagaacagaaaaagatctgaaaaaaaaaagaaaagaaagataatGACGTTTCTTAGCTTATAGCACGCCTAAATAACTAGTACAAAATTCATACAGCTTTGttcagaaatatttttttgtattgatcctaaaaaaaacatgtaagaGCTCTTGATGTTGAGAATACTtgagacaaataaataaataagagacACAATATAAGAATTATTCTGAATTAAATAACCTTATAGGGTTTGTCATTTTGTATGTAACAATTATGCCCCGACAATTTATATTGTTTTGTAATAAGGTATACATAGTATGTTCAGTGTCTAAATTGGAATATAGAATTAGATGAACAGTGACATATCATCCaatttttcaaactttatttAATATTGGTGTATGAGTTGTTAGTGTTGTTTTAGGGGACAAGGAAAAGATGAGTCAGGAGTTCAAAGAgtgaaaaatgttaataaaagttttaaaacggtatataattttttttaaaaatcaaaacgaTAAAATCACTCAAGAGGTAGCGATTTTGTTCGCAGCAAAATCACTACAACTTACATGTATATTTCCCATCTTTTCAAGCAGTGATGTGAGATTTTATTCGTACATCAAATATATACATACCTTTTTTTTGCAATTTAATTTACATGTTCGAATCAAAAGTAGTAGATTTGATTGAAACTGACTCTAGATTTTTAGCTGCATTGATGAATTGAACTTGAACTAAATATATGCAAGGATGGATCCTGAttcgataaaaaattatatgagg
The nucleotide sequence above comes from Solanum pennellii chromosome 9, SPENNV200. Encoded proteins:
- the LOC107029642 gene encoding uncharacterized protein LOC107029642; amino-acid sequence: MEVVELYELHYSDLLQLSSEKSLSDEFIEETQRLKSVTRSVMKNLGPEGPGLLAITGVPEASNLRRALLPLARKLALLNNEDRKRLLKEQNLGSDVSLKNPNRDVSSFSMQLKYEQCYERSGCQVDDLDVDNRDKGEVDQDKFKNLGCTFKELGYCMMDLGLRLAQICDKAIGGQELQQSLLESGTAKGRLIHYHSAVDNDIVREDAKRNGQSKGRNGKANKNEQLGLKQQGIESLKDQSNDYGLWQQWHYDYGIFTLLTVPMFLLSSHQEAPAAINNDSPVSSKHEFPSPSGHTYLHIFDPKKNQVFIVKAPSESLILQVGEAADILSKGKLRATLHCVFRPPKVENLSRETFVVFLQPAWSKQFSLLDYPLELLALSGQQCGVCSKGTEQSRQVPEELSHEIQKIVPPLLSRLKDGMTFAEFSRETTKQYYGGKGLQSNK